A window of Pomacea canaliculata isolate SZHN2017 linkage group LG3, ASM307304v1, whole genome shotgun sequence contains these coding sequences:
- the LOC112560883 gene encoding nocturnin-like: MEGGKTALLNKVRQQSANQKLPPLLKREFQTATFNGVSRELHQPTLRIMQWNLLAQALSQGEDNFVLCPEEALAWNNRKLHILEELLTYNATILCLEEVDCFDYLQQNLADAGYSGIFLPKPDSPCLYSAHCVGPDGCALFWRSDEVTQIFQKGIVLHDDDGQETNQVALLCRFTLKELKKEFYVVVTHLKSKTPFWQLRHEQGKYLEKVLSEVTVDFPVIICGDFNAEPNEKVYQVFRESIMDLGSAYCHLSPQEEEPSFTTWKIRGGTHGKNKEVAHCIDYIWYSRSELRPISLLKFPSEDEIGKDRLPSLSYPSDHLSLVVDFGFIKHLQETDM, encoded by the exons ATGGAGGGAGGTAAAACAGCACTATTAAACAAGGTACGGCAGCAAAGTGCAAACCAAAAGCTCCCACCTTTGTTAAAACGAGAATTTCAGACAGCAACGTTTAATGGAGTTTCTAGGGAGCTGCATCAGCCTACGCTGCGCATTATGCAGTGGAACTTACTAGCTCAAG CTCTTAGTCAAGGTGAAGACAACTTTGTCTTATGTCCAGAAGAAGCATTGGCCTGGAATAACCGAAAGCTACATATTTTGGAAGAGCTGCTTACTTACAATGCCACCATTCTTTGCTTAGAAGAAGTTGATTGTTTTGATTACCTCCAACAGAATCTGGCTGACGCTGGCTACAGTGGTATATTTCTACCAAAACCGGATTCTCCTTGCCTTTACAGCGCTCACTGTGTTGGCCCAGATGGCTGTGCATTGTTCTGGAGGTCAGATGAGGTGACTCAGATTTTCCAAAAAGGCATTGTCctccatgatgatgatgggcaGGAGACAAATCAGGTAGCACTTCTATGTAGATTTACCCTCAAGGAactgaagaaagaattttatgtgGTTGTCACACATCTTAAGTCCAAGACTCCATTTTGGCAGCTCCGACATGAACAGGGAAAATACTTGGAAAAGGTCTTGTCTGAGGTCACTGTAGATTTTCCAGTTATTATTTGTGGTGACTTCAATGCGGAACCAAATGAAAAAGTGTACCAGGTGTTCAGAGAGAGCATCATGGACTTGGGCAGTGCATACTGCCATCTGAGTCCACAGGAGGAGGAACCCTCATTTACAACATGGAAGATCCGAGGAGGAACTCAtgggaaaaacaaagaagtggCCCATTGCATTGATTATATATGGTATTCACGTTCAGAATTAAGACCAATATCTCTTCTAAAATTTCCATCAGAAGATGAGATAGGCAAAGACCGCCTGCCATCCCTATCCTATCCGTCAGACCACTTATCCCTTGTGGTAGATTTTGGCTTTATCAAGCACTTACAAGAGACAGATATGTAA
- the LOC112560882 gene encoding pirin-like isoform X1, with product MQVGISHFSRFHTWKAVLILTQFARVFTSDLDECLSKSSTIRHNYVTEHQNFNCVPPFTEEMSRTVDKSVLSVEQDEGVGARVRRSIGRRELPRFDPFLMLDEFRVAAPAGFPDHPHRGFETVTYMLSGAFRHEDFCGHKGIIKAGDLQWMTAGRGIVHCEMPYGPETGHGLQLWVNLRKAEKMIEPKYQELLAKDIPSGTKDGVTVKVIAGEAFGIKSKVYTRTPTMYLDFKMEKGSRLTQPIPTSWNGFVYILEGSAFFGPDNKQTLGEPHHTLTLKQDGDHIQVYNKDSDICHFVLLAGEPLGEQVVQHGTFVMTTEEEIRQAEKDYRLNQNGFEGAAEWNSFVVFEDDVDTLLPHQKQLQ from the exons ATGCAG GTTGGCATTTCCCATTTCAGCAGATTTCACACCTGGAAAGCTGTTCTTATCTTGACACAGTTTGCTAGAGTGTTCACATCAGATTTGGATGAGTGCCTCAGCAAAAGCAGCACTATTAGACACAATTATGTGACTGAGCATCAGAATTTCAATTGCGTACCTCCATTCACAGAAGAAATGTCCCGCACAGTAGACAAAAGTGTTCTCAGTGTAGAACAAGATGAAGGAGTTGGAGCCCGTGTTCGACGCAGCATTGGACGACGTGAG CTGCCACGATTTGATCCCTTTCTGATGCTGGATGAGTTTCGTGTGGCCGCTCCAGCAGGTTTTCCAGATCATCCACACCGTGGATTTGAAACA GTAACTTACATGTTGTCTGGTGCATTTCGTCATGAGGATTTTTGTGGGCACAAGGGCATCATCAAAGCTGGAGATCTTCAG TGGATGACAGCAGGTCGAGGTATAGTTCACTGTGAGATGCCATATGGCCCAGAAACTGGGCATGGCCTTCAGCTCTGGGTCAACCTtcgaaaagcagaaaaaatgatTGAGCCCAAGTATCAGGAACTGCTAGCTAAGGACATTCCTTCAGGGACAAAAGATGGTGTCACGGTCAAGGTCATTGCTGGAGAAGCTTTTGGCATCAAG TCAAAGGTGTATACTCGCACACCCACCATGTACCTGGACTTCAAAATGGAAAAAGGCTCACGCCTCACACAACCTATCCCTACAAGCTGGAATGGTTTTGTCTACATCCTGGAGGGTTCTGCTTTCTTTg GtcctgacaacaaacaaacactgggTGAGCCCCATCACACTTTGACTCTCAAACAGGATGGTGATCATATACAGGTTTACAACAAG GATTCTGATATATGTCACTTTGTGCTCTTGGCTGGTGAACCATTGGGAGAACAAGTGGTGCAGCATG GAACATTTGTGATgacaacagaagaagaaatcagacaagctgAAAAGGACTATAGACTGAATCAAAATGGATTTGAAGGTGCAGCTGAGTGGAATTCCTTTGTTGTGTTTGAAGATGATGTAGATACTTTACTTCCACATCAGAAACAGCTGCAGTAA
- the LOC112560882 gene encoding pirin-like isoform X2 — translation MQVGISHFSRFHTWKAVLILTQFARVFTSDLDECLSKSSTIRHNYVTEHQNFNCVPPFTEEMSRTVDKSVLSVEQDEGVGARVRRSIGRRELPRFDPFLMLDEFRVAAPAGFPDHPHRGFETVTYMLSGAFRHEDFCGHKGIIKAGDLQWMTAGRGIVHCEMPYGPETGHGLQLWVNLRKAEKMIEPKYQELLAKDIPSGTKDGVTVKVIAGEAFGIKSKVYTRTPTMYLDFKMEKGSRLTQPIPTSWNGFVYILEGSAFFGPDNKQTLGEPHHTLTLKQDGDHIQVYNKDSDICHFVLLAGEPLGEQVVQHGPFVMNTEEEIKETFKDYRLGRNGFEKAPTWSSTSY, via the exons ATGCAG GTTGGCATTTCCCATTTCAGCAGATTTCACACCTGGAAAGCTGTTCTTATCTTGACACAGTTTGCTAGAGTGTTCACATCAGATTTGGATGAGTGCCTCAGCAAAAGCAGCACTATTAGACACAATTATGTGACTGAGCATCAGAATTTCAATTGCGTACCTCCATTCACAGAAGAAATGTCCCGCACAGTAGACAAAAGTGTTCTCAGTGTAGAACAAGATGAAGGAGTTGGAGCCCGTGTTCGACGCAGCATTGGACGACGTGAG CTGCCACGATTTGATCCCTTTCTGATGCTGGATGAGTTTCGTGTGGCCGCTCCAGCAGGTTTTCCAGATCATCCACACCGTGGATTTGAAACA GTAACTTACATGTTGTCTGGTGCATTTCGTCATGAGGATTTTTGTGGGCACAAGGGCATCATCAAAGCTGGAGATCTTCAG TGGATGACAGCAGGTCGAGGTATAGTTCACTGTGAGATGCCATATGGCCCAGAAACTGGGCATGGCCTTCAGCTCTGGGTCAACCTtcgaaaagcagaaaaaatgatTGAGCCCAAGTATCAGGAACTGCTAGCTAAGGACATTCCTTCAGGGACAAAAGATGGTGTCACGGTCAAGGTCATTGCTGGAGAAGCTTTTGGCATCAAG TCAAAGGTGTATACTCGCACACCCACCATGTACCTGGACTTCAAAATGGAAAAAGGCTCACGCCTCACACAACCTATCCCTACAAGCTGGAATGGTTTTGTCTACATCCTGGAGGGTTCTGCTTTCTTTg GtcctgacaacaaacaaacactgggTGAGCCCCATCACACTTTGACTCTCAAACAGGATGGTGATCATATACAGGTTTACAACAAG GATTCTGATATATGTCACTTTGTGCTCTTGGCTGGTGAACCATTGGGAGAACAAGTGGTGCAGCATG GCCCATTTGTTATGAACACCGAAGAAGAGATCAAGGAGACCTTTAAGGATTATCGGTTGGGGAGAAATGGCTTTGAAAAAGCACCAACCTGGAGCTCAACAAGTTATTAA
- the LOC112560882 gene encoding pirin-like isoform X3, whose translation MSRTVDKSVLSVEQDEGVGARVRRSIGRRELPRFDPFLMLDEFRVAAPAGFPDHPHRGFETVTYMLSGAFRHEDFCGHKGIIKAGDLQWMTAGRGIVHCEMPYGPETGHGLQLWVNLRKAEKMIEPKYQELLAKDIPSGTKDGVTVKVIAGEAFGIKSKVYTRTPTMYLDFKMEKGSRLTQPIPTSWNGFVYILEGSAFFGPDNKQTLGEPHHTLTLKQDGDHIQVYNKDSDICHFVLLAGEPLGEQVVQHGTFVMTTEEEIRQAEKDYRLNQNGFEGAAEWNSFVVFEDDVDTLLPHQKQLQ comes from the exons ATGTCCCGCACAGTAGACAAAAGTGTTCTCAGTGTAGAACAAGATGAAGGAGTTGGAGCCCGTGTTCGACGCAGCATTGGACGACGTGAG CTGCCACGATTTGATCCCTTTCTGATGCTGGATGAGTTTCGTGTGGCCGCTCCAGCAGGTTTTCCAGATCATCCACACCGTGGATTTGAAACA GTAACTTACATGTTGTCTGGTGCATTTCGTCATGAGGATTTTTGTGGGCACAAGGGCATCATCAAAGCTGGAGATCTTCAG TGGATGACAGCAGGTCGAGGTATAGTTCACTGTGAGATGCCATATGGCCCAGAAACTGGGCATGGCCTTCAGCTCTGGGTCAACCTtcgaaaagcagaaaaaatgatTGAGCCCAAGTATCAGGAACTGCTAGCTAAGGACATTCCTTCAGGGACAAAAGATGGTGTCACGGTCAAGGTCATTGCTGGAGAAGCTTTTGGCATCAAG TCAAAGGTGTATACTCGCACACCCACCATGTACCTGGACTTCAAAATGGAAAAAGGCTCACGCCTCACACAACCTATCCCTACAAGCTGGAATGGTTTTGTCTACATCCTGGAGGGTTCTGCTTTCTTTg GtcctgacaacaaacaaacactgggTGAGCCCCATCACACTTTGACTCTCAAACAGGATGGTGATCATATACAGGTTTACAACAAG GATTCTGATATATGTCACTTTGTGCTCTTGGCTGGTGAACCATTGGGAGAACAAGTGGTGCAGCATG GAACATTTGTGATgacaacagaagaagaaatcagacaagctgAAAAGGACTATAGACTGAATCAAAATGGATTTGAAGGTGCAGCTGAGTGGAATTCCTTTGTTGTGTTTGAAGATGATGTAGATACTTTACTTCCACATCAGAAACAGCTGCAGTAA